In one Methanothermobacter sp. genomic region, the following are encoded:
- the truD gene encoding tRNA pseudouridine(13) synthase TruD: MLNAETYVTSTEGIGGRIRVHNRDFQVEELPLTEPSGSGPNTWIWMEKEDRTTLDVLLDIARELHLDRRRMGFAGMKDRNAVTRQWICISNTDPEDVKRIEDRIKNVRFLKVTSNEKKLRMGQLRGNRFRILIRDPEADDPLEKTRETLDELQEKGVPNYYGWQRFGSPRAITHLVGKALVHGDVKGAVDIYIGNPIEGESELVSLARRAYDKGDLEGAYELMPASLRYERMMLRVLIKDLRKGELSEKSYINAVHALPKPLKRMFVHAYQSYLFNRAVSERAALGINRYLEGDIIVDNDQHIIHDPDPGEVEEMILNFEAHPTAPLYGSKVPLADGKAGEIERRILEEEGVSPTDFNSIKVPKLGSHGMRRSIRFMIWDVSASSSPEGITVEFSIPKGCYATSVLREIMKKDVV; encoded by the coding sequence ATGCTTAACGCAGAAACCTACGTCACATCAACAGAGGGAATTGGCGGAAGGATCCGTGTACATAACAGGGATTTCCAGGTTGAGGAATTACCCCTCACAGAGCCAAGCGGAAGCGGACCCAACACGTGGATATGGATGGAGAAGGAGGACAGAACAACCCTGGATGTCCTCCTGGACATTGCAAGGGAACTGCACCTTGACCGGAGGAGAATGGGATTCGCAGGGATGAAGGACAGGAACGCAGTCACAAGGCAGTGGATATGCATCAGCAACACAGACCCCGAGGATGTTAAGAGAATAGAGGATCGAATAAAGAATGTCAGGTTCCTGAAGGTCACATCCAATGAAAAAAAGCTCAGAATGGGTCAGCTAAGAGGTAACAGATTCAGGATTCTCATAAGGGATCCTGAAGCTGATGACCCTCTCGAGAAGACAAGGGAGACCCTGGATGAGCTCCAGGAGAAGGGTGTTCCAAATTACTACGGATGGCAACGATTCGGAAGCCCCAGGGCGATCACACACCTCGTTGGGAAGGCACTGGTGCATGGTGATGTGAAGGGCGCAGTTGACATCTACATTGGAAACCCAATTGAGGGGGAATCCGAGCTTGTATCCCTGGCTAGACGGGCATATGATAAGGGGGACCTTGAGGGTGCCTATGAACTCATGCCGGCCTCTCTAAGGTATGAGAGGATGATGCTCAGAGTCCTCATCAAGGATCTTAGAAAGGGAGAACTCTCTGAAAAATCCTATATAAATGCAGTGCATGCACTCCCCAAGCCCCTCAAGAGGATGTTCGTCCATGCCTACCAGTCCTACCTCTTTAACCGTGCGGTTAGTGAAAGGGCGGCCCTTGGCATAAACAGGTATCTGGAAGGGGACATCATAGTAGACAATGATCAGCACATAATCCATGATCCGGATCCAGGGGAAGTGGAGGAGATGATCCTCAACTTTGAGGCACACCCCACAGCACCACTATACGGTAGCAAGGTGCCACTGGCAGATGGAAAAGCCGGTGAGATCGAGAGAAGAATACTGGAGGAGGAGGGGGTTTCACCCACAGACTTTAACTCCATAAAGGTTCCTAAACTTGGGAGCCACGGCATGCGGAGGTCCATAAGGTTCATGATATGGGATGTTTCAGCCAGCAGTAGCCCTGAGGGGATCACAGTTGAGTTTTCAATACCGAAGGGATGCTATGCAACCTCTGTTTTAAGGGAAATAATGAAAAAGGACGTTGTCTGA
- a CDS encoding DUF126 domain-containing protein, with protein sequence MINLEISCRIISRGKGKGPVIISDKPLSFLGGVDPGTGIVIDPRHPLHGRSMRGKVLVIPGGKGSTVGSYVIFQMSKNETAPAAIICSNAEPIIATGAIMAGIPMVDRPEVDLYEILEDSVEVEVDAVEGKIRV encoded by the coding sequence ATGATTAATTTGGAGATCAGCTGCAGAATCATTTCAAGGGGAAAGGGGAAGGGTCCTGTGATAATTTCAGATAAGCCCCTGAGTTTCCTTGGCGGTGTTGACCCAGGGACAGGTATCGTTATTGACCCCAGGCATCCACTCCATGGGAGGAGCATGAGAGGGAAAGTCCTTGTGATACCGGGTGGTAAGGGTTCAACGGTTGGATCCTATGTTATATTCCAGATGTCAAAGAATGAAACGGCGCCAGCAGCCATAATATGTTCAAATGCAGAGCCAATAATTGCAACTGGAGCCATAATGGCAGGCATACCAATGGTTGACAGGCCAGAGGTTGATCTTTATGAGATACTAGAGGATTCAGTGGAGGTTGAGGTGGACGCAGTGGAGGGAAAAATCAGGGTTTAG
- a CDS encoding DUF5518 domain-containing protein produces the protein MELRFSWKAVAAGIVLTAVLGPVFRFVIPSFTGILSIIVAALVCGYIADTEYPGGALNGAMMGATVGLINILIVYLKTGSMNAAILSILLYALAGDVSLGILGGASGSVLRSALESKSF, from the coding sequence ATGGAATTGAGATTCAGCTGGAAAGCAGTTGCTGCAGGCATAGTACTCACAGCAGTCCTTGGACCCGTATTCAGATTTGTGATTCCATCATTTACAGGTATCCTATCAATAATCGTGGCGGCATTGGTATGTGGCTACATTGCAGATACTGAATATCCTGGGGGTGCCCTCAATGGGGCTATGATGGGAGCTACTGTAGGATTGATAAATATCCTGATTGTTTACCTTAAAACTGGGTCAATGAATGCGGCTATCCTCTCAATACTCCTCTACGCCCTTGCAGGGGATGTGAGTCTCGGAATACTTGGGGGAGCTTCAGGTAGTGTCCTGAGATCCGCCCTTGAATCAAAATCCTTCTAG
- a CDS encoding amidohydrolase family protein: MRFAVKGELVDLESGDHERRYILIDNGKIASVERHIKGVDLVDASDRFILPGFIDLHVHIMEDGFRVESKLEDPLSLYFYRALENMRRTLHAGVTTVRDAGLADLGVRMASEAHLIQSPRMQISVTPLSVTGGHFDFHTPSGLNIERTYPGLPSGICDGVPEVRRKTREVLRAGADVVKVMATGGVMSSTDSPSDTQFTVKELAAVVEEASFRGKRVMVHAHGLQGIRNSLRAGVHSVEHGTYIDGRTAAEMAERGVYLVPTFLVTRLNCRRAIRGELPEYSRKDAIEVARVHRDNMETAHEKGVRMVMGTDSGVIEHGRNLMELSYLTEIGMEPLEALRAGNVHAAECMGWEDRIGTLDRGKIADIVITGVDPVEEIEKLSDPGNIQWVIRDGVIYRSPDD; this comes from the coding sequence ATGAGGTTCGCGGTAAAGGGGGAACTTGTAGACCTTGAATCAGGGGATCATGAGAGAAGATACATTCTGATCGACAACGGAAAAATAGCGTCTGTTGAGAGGCACATAAAAGGCGTTGATTTGGTTGATGCCTCAGACAGATTCATTCTACCAGGCTTCATAGACCTCCATGTGCATATCATGGAGGATGGATTCAGGGTGGAGAGCAAACTTGAGGATCCCCTCTCACTATACTTCTACAGGGCACTTGAGAACATGAGGAGAACACTCCATGCGGGTGTTACAACGGTAAGGGATGCAGGGCTGGCTGACCTGGGTGTTAGAATGGCCTCTGAAGCCCACCTGATCCAGTCACCCCGAATGCAGATAAGCGTTACACCCCTATCAGTGACCGGAGGACACTTTGACTTTCACACCCCCTCAGGACTGAACATTGAGCGAACATACCCTGGCCTTCCCTCAGGTATCTGCGATGGAGTTCCTGAGGTGAGGAGGAAGACCCGGGAGGTCCTCAGGGCAGGGGCAGATGTTGTTAAGGTCATGGCAACTGGCGGTGTTATGAGCAGCACCGACTCCCCATCTGACACACAGTTCACGGTTAAAGAACTTGCCGCAGTGGTGGAGGAGGCATCATTCAGAGGGAAAAGGGTGATGGTACATGCACATGGACTTCAGGGGATAAGGAATTCCCTGAGGGCAGGGGTGCATTCTGTTGAACATGGTACATACATCGATGGAAGAACAGCAGCTGAGATGGCTGAAAGGGGTGTCTACCTTGTACCAACATTCCTTGTGACCCGCCTTAACTGCAGAAGGGCAATACGCGGTGAACTCCCGGAATACAGCAGAAAGGACGCCATTGAAGTCGCCAGAGTCCACAGGGACAACATGGAAACAGCCCATGAAAAGGGGGTTAGGATGGTCATGGGAACCGATTCAGGGGTTATTGAACACGGTAGGAATCTCATGGAACTCTCTTATCTGACAGAAATCGGAATGGAGCCACTGGAAGCATTGAGGGCTGGAAATGTGCATGCAGCAGAGTGTATGGGTTGGGAAGACCGTATAGGGACTTTGGATAGGGGTAAGATCGCGGATATTGTTATAACCGGTGTCGATCCGGTTGAGGAGATTGAAAAACTTTCAGACCCGGGGAATATTCAGTGGGTTATACGGGATGGTGTAATCTACAGGTCCCCGGACGACTGA
- a CDS encoding heavy metal translocating P-type ATPase, protein MKRITIRIGGMGCAACALKIEDSLKKLEGVSDAVVNLVEGTVSVEYDPETVGLPSMEAAIEEAGYSVINEHLTVLVGGMSCAMCAQRIESALKELEGVSDAAVNLAAEKAYISYNPSLASAEDFKRTIEDLGYKFMGTEGDEEIQEDQGPKLRRIAVGFGVSLPLMAMMYLGIQPPVNAGLFMLLISVIPFAYVSEPIFRGAMRSLRSGTLDMDVMYSMGIGVAFLSSLLGTVGVLPSSFMFYETALMLASFLTLGRYLEARAKGKTSQAIRRLMELQPDTATILREGKEVEIRADDLAEGDEVVLRPGDRIPADGRVLDGESYVDESMITGEPLPVLKTRGSEVIAGTINTDGVLRFRVERTGDDTFLSRIIGLVDEAQASKPPVQRIADRAVSYFIPAVLTVALAAFLFWYLVEGAGLLISVTVLISVLVVACPCALGLATPTAVTVGIGRGAELGILIKKGEALEVADRISCVLFDKTGTLTEGKPEVTDIVGEVLEYAAALEVRSRHPIAVAVTERVMMEGLEIPEVEDFRAIPGRGLEGKINSQHVIAGNRALMDEFGVEIPGDADELESEGKTVVMVAVDGEFKGVIAVSDRIKPGAAAAVGELERMGIRTAMITGDNRRTAEKVAGEVGISTVIAEVLPEDKASRVSELRSRGLGVAFVGDGINDAPALSEADLGIALGGGTDIAKEAGEVVLVGDDPLDTAAALQLAGKVISRIKQNLFWAFAYNVILIPVAAGALYPFGVVFRPEYAGLAMALSSVTVVSLSLSLRGYTPPARRLREIKKN, encoded by the coding sequence ATGAAGAGGATAACGATACGTATAGGTGGAATGGGGTGCGCAGCATGCGCCCTCAAGATAGAGGACTCACTTAAAAAGCTTGAGGGAGTATCCGATGCCGTGGTTAACCTTGTGGAGGGCACGGTCTCTGTTGAATATGACCCTGAAACTGTGGGGCTCCCCTCAATGGAGGCCGCCATAGAGGAGGCAGGCTACAGTGTAATCAATGAACACCTGACTGTTCTAGTAGGGGGTATGAGCTGTGCAATGTGCGCACAGAGGATAGAATCAGCCCTGAAGGAACTTGAGGGTGTGAGTGATGCAGCGGTCAACCTTGCAGCTGAAAAGGCATACATATCCTACAACCCATCCCTTGCATCAGCAGAGGATTTCAAAAGGACCATTGAGGACCTCGGCTATAAATTCATGGGAACAGAGGGTGATGAGGAGATTCAGGAGGACCAGGGCCCAAAGCTGAGAAGAATAGCTGTGGGTTTTGGTGTTTCACTGCCACTCATGGCCATGATGTACCTTGGTATACAGCCACCGGTAAATGCGGGCCTCTTCATGCTCCTGATCTCTGTGATACCATTTGCATATGTATCAGAACCGATATTCAGGGGTGCAATGCGGTCCCTGAGATCAGGAACACTTGACATGGATGTTATGTACTCCATGGGTATAGGGGTGGCTTTCCTTTCAAGTTTACTTGGCACTGTGGGGGTTCTTCCATCGAGTTTCATGTTCTATGAGACAGCCCTGATGCTGGCATCCTTCCTGACACTTGGAAGGTACCTTGAGGCAAGGGCCAAGGGAAAGACATCACAGGCGATAAGGAGGCTCATGGAACTCCAGCCCGACACCGCCACCATCCTCAGGGAAGGGAAGGAGGTTGAGATCAGGGCTGATGACCTGGCTGAGGGTGACGAGGTTGTTTTGAGGCCTGGTGACAGGATACCCGCGGATGGCAGGGTTCTGGATGGAGAATCCTATGTTGATGAATCCATGATCACGGGGGAACCGCTCCCCGTCCTTAAAACCAGGGGATCTGAGGTTATCGCAGGGACCATAAACACCGATGGGGTTCTTAGGTTCAGGGTTGAGCGAACAGGAGATGATACTTTCCTTTCCAGGATCATAGGGCTGGTTGATGAAGCCCAGGCATCAAAGCCACCGGTTCAGAGGATCGCCGACAGGGCGGTGTCCTATTTCATTCCAGCTGTTCTTACAGTTGCACTGGCAGCATTTCTATTCTGGTACCTTGTTGAGGGGGCCGGTCTTCTAATATCGGTCACAGTACTGATCTCGGTACTAGTCGTGGCCTGCCCCTGCGCCCTTGGACTTGCAACACCAACTGCGGTGACTGTTGGTATAGGAAGGGGGGCTGAACTTGGAATACTCATAAAGAAGGGCGAGGCACTTGAGGTTGCAGATAGGATATCCTGCGTACTCTTTGATAAGACAGGCACACTTACAGAGGGGAAACCCGAGGTCACAGACATCGTTGGGGAGGTGCTGGAGTATGCAGCTGCCCTTGAGGTCAGATCAAGGCACCCCATAGCAGTTGCTGTCACAGAGAGGGTCATGATGGAGGGCCTGGAGATACCAGAGGTTGAAGATTTCAGGGCCATCCCGGGAAGGGGTCTTGAAGGTAAAATCAACTCCCAGCATGTGATTGCAGGTAACAGGGCCCTCATGGATGAATTCGGCGTGGAGATTCCAGGGGATGCCGATGAATTAGAATCAGAGGGAAAGACTGTGGTCATGGTTGCAGTTGACGGCGAGTTTAAGGGAGTTATAGCGGTCTCTGACAGGATAAAACCTGGCGCAGCAGCCGCTGTAGGGGAACTTGAGAGGATGGGAATCAGAACGGCAATGATCACTGGGGATAACAGGAGGACGGCTGAGAAGGTGGCAGGGGAAGTGGGAATCAGCACCGTCATCGCGGAGGTCCTGCCGGAGGATAAGGCATCAAGGGTCTCTGAGCTCAGATCACGTGGTTTGGGAGTTGCCTTTGTGGGTGATGGTATAAATGATGCACCCGCCCTCTCAGAGGCAGATCTCGGGATTGCACTGGGAGGGGGAACTGATATAGCAAAGGAGGCCGGTGAGGTGGTCCTTGTTGGTGATGACCCCCTTGATACCGCAGCCGCCCTTCAGCTTGCAGGTAAAGTCATATCAAGGATAAAGCAGAACCTCTTCTGGGCCTTCGCCTACAACGTGATACTCATCCCTGTGGCTGCCGGCGCCCTTTACCCGTTTGGGGTGGTGTTCAGGCCAGAGTACGCTGGCCTTGCAATGGCCCTAAGTTCAGTCACCGTGGTTTCACTTTCACTTTCACTCAGGGGATACACCCCACCTGCAAGAAGGTTGAGGGAGATTAAAAAAAATTAG
- the polC gene encoding DNA polymerase II large subunit: MIDYFNELERETERLYEIAGKARAKGLDVRTKPEIPLAKDLAERVEGLVGPEGIAERIKELERDRGREEVAFQIAAEIASQPVPDDEPAERERLADQALRTALAILTEGVVAAPLEGIAKVRIKENFDRSRYLAVYFAGPIRSAGGTAAALSVLIADYIRLAINLDRYKPIDREIERYVEEVELYESEVTNLQYSPKPDEVRLAASNIPVEVTGEPTDKVEVSHRDLERVETNNIRGGALLAMVEGVIQKAPKVLKYARQLKLEGWDWLEKFSKAPKKDEGEDKVVVNADSKYVEDIIGGRPVLAYPSRKGAFRLRYGRSRNTGLAAMGVHPATMELLEFLAVGTQMKIERPGKGNCVVPVDTIEGPIVKLRNGDVIRIEDVETARRVRPEVEEILFLGDMLVAFGEFLRNNHVLMPAGWCEEWWIQTLLSSEEYPESDPLNLARHRHSWNDLRVGAEEAFRISEEYGVPLHPRYTYFYHDVTVEELNRLREWLNTGRLEDELVLDLKPEKRILEILGVPHRQEESGVIIGYDDAFALLNTLRGSLEDSDDTLEALNRVSGVRIMKKAPTYIGTRVGRPEKTKERKMRPAPHVLFPIGKYGGSRRNIPDAAKRGSIVVEVGRATCPSCRVSSMQSICPSCGSRTVIGEPGKRKINLASLLKRAGENVSVRKMDEIKGVEGMISADKFPEPLEKGILRAKNDVYTFKDATIRHDSTDLPLTHFTPREVGVPVSKLRELGYTHDYKGEELEREDQILELKVQDVVISENCADYLVRVAGFVDDLLERFYGLERFYNVKTRDDLVGHLIAGLAPHTSAAVLGRIIGFTEASACYAHPYFHSAKRRNCDSDEDSVMLLLDALLNFSKSYLPSTRGGSMDAPLVLSTRIDPEEIDDESHNIDTMEMIPLEVYEKSFEHAKPTDVLDVIDNVEKRLGKPEQYSGLMFSHNTSSIHAGPKVCLYKLLPTMKEKVESQISLAEKIRAVDQRAVVEGVLMSHFLPDIMGNIRAFSRQKVRCTKCNRKYRRIPLSGECRCGGNLVLTVSKGSVIKYLEISKNLASRYPIDPYLMQRIEILEYGVNSLFESDRSRQSSLDVFL, from the coding sequence ATGATTGATTACTTCAATGAGCTTGAAAGGGAGACCGAACGCCTATATGAAATTGCAGGAAAAGCCAGGGCCAAGGGCCTTGATGTGAGAACCAAACCTGAGATACCCCTGGCCAAGGACCTTGCTGAACGTGTTGAGGGGCTCGTGGGCCCTGAAGGTATAGCTGAGAGGATAAAAGAACTTGAAAGGGACAGGGGTCGTGAAGAGGTTGCGTTCCAGATAGCTGCAGAGATAGCATCCCAGCCAGTCCCTGATGATGAGCCTGCTGAAAGGGAGAGGCTTGCAGATCAGGCCCTCAGAACCGCCCTTGCAATACTGACAGAGGGTGTGGTGGCAGCCCCCCTTGAGGGTATAGCGAAGGTCAGGATAAAAGAGAACTTCGACCGTTCAAGGTACCTCGCAGTCTACTTTGCAGGACCCATAAGGAGTGCCGGGGGTACCGCAGCAGCCCTTTCAGTCCTCATAGCCGATTACATACGCCTCGCCATAAACCTTGACAGGTACAAACCCATCGATAGGGAGATAGAGAGATACGTGGAGGAGGTTGAACTCTACGAATCAGAGGTTACAAACCTCCAGTACAGCCCCAAACCCGACGAGGTGCGCCTTGCAGCCAGCAACATCCCTGTGGAGGTTACGGGGGAACCAACAGACAAGGTGGAGGTATCCCACAGGGACCTTGAGAGGGTTGAGACAAACAACATACGGGGAGGGGCCCTCCTCGCCATGGTTGAGGGGGTCATACAGAAGGCCCCAAAGGTCCTCAAATATGCCAGACAATTAAAACTTGAGGGCTGGGACTGGCTTGAGAAATTCTCAAAGGCCCCCAAGAAGGATGAAGGTGAAGATAAGGTTGTTGTGAATGCCGACAGCAAATACGTGGAGGATATAATCGGCGGCAGGCCCGTTCTGGCTTACCCCTCACGGAAGGGGGCATTCAGGTTAAGGTATGGGAGATCACGGAACACGGGGCTTGCAGCCATGGGGGTTCACCCCGCCACCATGGAGCTGCTGGAGTTCCTGGCGGTGGGGACACAGATGAAAATCGAAAGGCCAGGTAAGGGAAACTGCGTTGTCCCTGTGGACACAATAGAGGGCCCCATAGTTAAACTCAGAAACGGTGACGTCATCAGGATTGAGGATGTTGAGACCGCCAGGCGGGTGCGACCCGAGGTTGAGGAGATACTCTTCCTCGGGGATATGCTGGTTGCCTTCGGGGAGTTCCTCAGGAACAACCACGTCCTCATGCCCGCAGGCTGGTGTGAGGAGTGGTGGATCCAGACCCTGCTCTCATCAGAGGAGTACCCTGAGAGCGACCCCCTGAACCTCGCCCGCCACAGACACAGCTGGAATGACCTCCGGGTGGGGGCTGAGGAGGCCTTCAGGATTTCAGAGGAGTACGGTGTGCCCCTCCATCCACGCTACACCTACTTCTACCATGACGTGACTGTTGAGGAACTCAACAGACTCAGGGAATGGTTAAACACTGGCAGATTAGAGGATGAACTGGTTCTGGACCTTAAACCTGAGAAGCGAATACTGGAGATCCTTGGTGTGCCCCACAGGCAGGAGGAATCAGGGGTTATCATTGGATACGATGATGCCTTCGCACTCCTCAACACCCTCAGGGGGTCCCTTGAAGATTCAGATGACACCCTGGAGGCCCTTAACAGGGTCTCGGGTGTCAGGATAATGAAGAAGGCCCCCACCTACATAGGTACACGTGTTGGTCGGCCAGAGAAGACCAAGGAACGCAAGATGAGGCCCGCACCCCATGTACTCTTCCCAATAGGAAAGTACGGTGGAAGCCGGCGTAACATACCTGATGCAGCAAAAAGGGGTTCCATTGTGGTTGAGGTGGGGAGGGCCACCTGTCCATCATGCAGGGTCAGTTCAATGCAGTCCATATGTCCCAGCTGTGGTTCAAGGACGGTGATAGGTGAACCCGGGAAGAGGAAGATCAACCTTGCATCCCTCCTTAAAAGGGCCGGTGAAAATGTATCCGTCCGTAAGATGGATGAGATAAAGGGGGTTGAGGGGATGATATCCGCTGATAAATTCCCTGAACCCCTTGAGAAGGGTATACTGAGGGCCAAGAACGACGTATACACATTCAAGGATGCGACAATCCGCCATGACTCCACTGATCTTCCCCTCACACACTTCACCCCCAGGGAGGTTGGTGTACCTGTCAGCAAGTTGCGTGAGCTCGGATACACCCATGACTACAAGGGGGAGGAACTTGAGAGGGAGGACCAGATACTTGAACTCAAGGTCCAGGACGTGGTCATATCAGAGAACTGCGCCGATTACCTTGTAAGGGTCGCGGGTTTCGTCGATGACCTCCTTGAAAGGTTCTATGGCCTTGAAAGATTCTACAACGTTAAAACAAGGGATGACCTTGTGGGGCACCTCATAGCTGGGCTCGCCCCCCATACATCCGCGGCTGTTCTTGGAAGGATCATAGGATTCACAGAGGCCTCTGCATGCTACGCCCACCCCTACTTCCATTCAGCCAAGAGGAGGAACTGTGACAGCGACGAGGACTCGGTCATGCTCCTCCTGGATGCCCTCCTCAACTTCTCAAAGTCCTACCTCCCGAGCACCCGGGGGGGTAGCATGGATGCCCCCCTTGTTCTCTCAACAAGGATAGACCCTGAGGAGATCGACGATGAGTCCCACAACATAGATACAATGGAGATGATACCCCTTGAGGTCTATGAGAAAAGCTTTGAGCATGCTAAACCAACAGATGTGCTTGATGTTATAGATAACGTTGAAAAGCGCCTCGGAAAGCCTGAACAGTACAGTGGACTCATGTTCTCCCATAACACCTCCAGCATACATGCAGGTCCCAAGGTGTGCCTCTACAAGTTACTCCCCACCATGAAGGAGAAGGTGGAATCCCAGATAAGCCTCGCAGAGAAGATAAGGGCCGTGGACCAGAGGGCTGTGGTTGAGGGGGTCCTCATGTCCCACTTCCTCCCCGATATAATGGGTAACATCAGGGCATTCTCCAGGCAGAAGGTGAGGTGCACCAAGTGTAACCGCAAGTACCGCCGCATACCCCTCAGCGGGGAGTGCCGTTGCGGTGGTAACCTCGTCCTCACCGTTTCAAAGGGTTCGGTTATAAAGTACCTTGAAATATCAAAGAACCTCGCATCGAGGTACCCCATAGACCCCTACCTCATGCAGAGGATAGAAATACTGGAGTACGGTGTGAACTCCCTCTTTGAGAGTGACAGGTCAAGGCAGAGTTCCCTAGACGTATTCCTCTAA
- a CDS encoding preprotein translocase subunit Sec61beta has product MAKKDKKTLPPSGAGLVRYFEEETKGPKLTPEQVVVMSIILAVFCLVLRFSG; this is encoded by the coding sequence ATGGCAAAGAAGGATAAAAAGACACTTCCACCAAGCGGAGCAGGTCTTGTAAGGTACTTTGAAGAGGAAACGAAGGGACCAAAACTCACACCTGAACAGGTCGTCGTGATGAGCATAATACTGGCTGTATTCTGCCTGGTGCTCAGGTTCTCTGGTTGA
- the purB gene encoding adenylosuccinate lyase yields the protein MAIHPVEFRYGTPEMKAIWEAENKLQRMLDVEAALARAEGELGIIPEEAATEIARKASTKFVTPERVNEIERETKHDIASIVKALAEQCEGDAGEYVHFGATSNDIVDTSNSLLLRESIDVLRDKLVKVLRVLLKLADENRDLVCMGRTHGQHALPTTYGMKFALWADEIHRQIERLDACRKRLCVGMMTGAVGTTAALGEDGLEVHERVSEILGLEPVLISNQVVQRDNHAEFIMVLANIATTLDKIALEIRNLQRTEIMEVGEKFDPEKQVGSSTMPHKMNPITAERICGIARVIRSYVVAALENNPLWHERDLTNSSSERIILPEACILTDYILKLTLDVLNNLVFYPENIKRNLELTGGLIMAERLMAELTRRGMGRQTAYAAVRQCAIEANQKGMNLKDVVLERKDIMEHLTEDDLEEIMNPETYTGSASRIVQRVLEESENWL from the coding sequence ATGGCCATTCATCCTGTTGAGTTCAGGTACGGGACCCCTGAAATGAAGGCTATCTGGGAGGCCGAAAACAAACTCCAGCGGATGCTCGATGTGGAGGCCGCCCTTGCAAGGGCAGAGGGTGAACTGGGAATCATACCAGAGGAGGCTGCAACCGAGATCGCAAGGAAGGCCAGCACCAAGTTCGTTACCCCTGAAAGGGTTAACGAAATCGAAAGGGAGACAAAACACGATATAGCCTCCATTGTGAAGGCACTGGCAGAGCAGTGCGAGGGAGATGCAGGGGAATACGTGCACTTCGGCGCAACATCCAATGATATTGTTGACACCTCCAACTCCCTCCTCCTGAGGGAATCCATAGATGTTCTGAGGGATAAACTGGTTAAGGTTTTAAGGGTACTCCTGAAACTGGCAGATGAGAACAGGGACCTGGTGTGCATGGGGAGAACCCATGGCCAGCATGCCCTCCCAACAACCTATGGCATGAAATTCGCCCTGTGGGCGGATGAGATACACAGACAGATTGAAAGACTTGACGCCTGCAGAAAAAGGCTCTGCGTGGGGATGATGACCGGTGCTGTTGGTACAACAGCCGCCCTGGGCGAGGATGGCCTCGAGGTCCATGAGAGGGTATCTGAGATCCTTGGACTAGAACCTGTCCTCATATCCAACCAGGTTGTCCAGCGGGACAACCATGCAGAGTTCATAATGGTCCTTGCAAACATAGCCACAACCCTCGATAAGATAGCCCTGGAGATAAGGAACCTCCAGCGGACGGAGATAATGGAAGTGGGTGAAAAATTCGATCCTGAGAAACAGGTGGGAAGCAGTACAATGCCTCATAAGATGAACCCCATAACAGCCGAGAGGATCTGCGGTATAGCAAGGGTTATAAGGTCCTACGTTGTGGCTGCACTTGAGAACAATCCCCTCTGGCATGAAAGGGACCTCACAAATTCGTCCTCTGAGAGGATAATCCTCCCTGAGGCCTGCATACTCACAGATTACATACTTAAACTGACACTTGACGTGCTCAATAACCTGGTATTCTACCCTGAAAACATAAAAAGAAACCTTGAGCTCACAGGTGGTCTTATAATGGCTGAAAGGTTAATGGCGGAGCTCACAAGGAGGGGAATGGGTAGGCAGACAGCATACGCCGCTGTACGCCAGTGCGCCATCGAGGCAAACCAGAAGGGAATGAACCTAAAGGATGTGGTCCTTGAAAGGAAAGATATCATGGAGCACCTTACAGAGGATGACCTTGAGGAGATAATGAACCCTGAAACCTACACTGGTTCGGCCTCAAGGATAGTTCAGCGGGTCCTTGAGGAGTCAGAGAACTGGCTCTGA